From a region of the Salminus brasiliensis chromosome 4, fSalBra1.hap2, whole genome shotgun sequence genome:
- the kndc1 gene encoding kinase non-catalytic C-lobe domain-containing protein 1 isoform X1, whose product MGSFGTDAVTLAGEEDEEGEECCEVERLPPLLEDEENVSLADVLCLRDSCLSEQEVWAVCVECVRSLQSIAMSPLFHTLCITPDTLAFNAHGNVCFMEQLSDDPEGSFVPPEFDKTGSTFEGHVFSLGSTLSAALDYVIEPELEVELGVETRRFLEQMQEEKPENRPCPQDILVQAEDKLTDTSSTAVCRKLSAIGRRVLSIESVGNFQDEWEKTYHQFMKYKGTRTNLVEYHTGDRHMSRYYSSESYDEEEHLIKQRGRVCNGSFRSGSVDEYSSGSVLLRDENSLCQSQNSSPVRQKNQERRSGRARSALNRSCSVPDSNNPPVFLPPSHTDISMMVADLSEIGEEESMVMHWEDHMLKGGQKKTAQDADSDMKADVSDHSDRINNSSPPHISVDLGPDDTGQGRAIGYLSTDVEEETESSNLCCLNHMTKSMLCLNEESQDEWISLRELLSHCTRPLSVNELWALCYTCLSTLQTYIDFPAYLCLDSVYVGCEGEVLFLKPKNSGSYDAFYVAPEFQEHGIVTEKACIYGVAAILWATAKFHLSPNQKLAMPRKLKRLLLEMAKRTPIERPSIVMVKKTCRDYLSRQGISAETVWTQLINRVHKASSRTTDAGNLPDSSLITNSTSPEMKTGFVPLANDLKLAPVAGPVPKNNTVCLSRLPKAFTSSATHFTPIVLAQEECPITEPRTESISSKYEVTGEDMGSETPLLEECWEQDERGQQWKVDRDIPVHDYYSTSSSTKTNLTSPLHPTLERDSQETNSHSVPNCSGLSSSTAAGVYNNYLLQQDPQTGRLTLFPVQIAVSQPITGLNLSLPYSSGSETNKNEECDMPCVTQNGESEHSYHKKKNGNMPNNRVQPNSTEPLQQAQVSCTAGQRHIILQQVIGLIREEFAFDGYLENGVEELAMGEYILSLRSLQFETFCRAVVEKFSDLHWDTDLLELLHCLVNHSLSSLAPSKQPPSKPEERALTSLLNARRHEVERERREHTQLDHNANVCHAPLGPPEAKAAIEQNQRELEDTRGHSGLEERGREDKTADESGSLWMLEGTRQPTHTKHQDDSAGVSGVSEVPGVKMESSSVPAEGADVHVCETEALCQSCELEESGESQLTHDWSDTEMEDSGSFISDRPLSSCMGRQGISFSPIWALALYGEDCFSQEVVEYACKLGNHSDSPSLEDKSQEPPFLNPELYQELQQQLVIESRNLKKTRNFYHKLIHQERKNKGSEAKVMLPKLKMQFEELKTKVEFLDSVRKYLQVLSVDQWGLPPSLLSSLAASGTSALDLMPSEDPAVLSLMCEQRRRRGCCPLVAGTPKGLMAYLYARNAHLEGYIQHFLYTYRYFCTSEEFLQFLIDKFNCSVGRNEDPSLNSTKVYHRTLDLLECWIGNCQLVDMTSKSRLQQTLDHFLTSEVAPVDSRGENLLMVLQSTPKKKRSCGVPCVGESTINIGDDGDVQSVSTLSGRSEDTAKKSSQWRISRVVEPQASQPKEKVYSIAAALPRPCYSSLVNQLTSSCLRSEERVAFSETEHTPLHTAQQLTLLQQELFQGCHPVHFLNSRAQGVREKAVNISKCVSSDAPPLEGSNLFVGKEPAHDGALQQLIRYAESVTNWVSAEIVITDSVKVQTSLLAKFLCIAKHCYETRNFATAMQILGGLENVIVRQLPAWKQLSAKMLEVLEELRAVQVFLKSDSLCLMEGERGRGQPAIPDVHTLAMHVQQLEIGAFTLTSGAYKWPKLRSIARVVSQVHAFQERVYSYTPDLELQVYLQARITHLGMCDVSLLAADNDANFNQPAAERHTRRIQDTLRRVKASFQ is encoded by the exons ATGACCCAGAAGGCTCCTTTGTGCCACCAGAGTTCGACAAGACTGGGAGCACGTTTGAG GGCCATGTGTTTTCTCTTGGCTCCACCCTCTCAGCTGCTTTGGACTATGTCATTGAGCCTGAACTTGAGGTGGAATTGGGGGTGGAGACACGAAGGTTTCTTGAACAAATGCAAGAGGAGAAACCAGAAAATAGGCCCTGCCCCCAG GACATTCTTGTTCAGGCGGAAGACAAACTCACAGACACCTCATCCACAGCAGTGTGTCGAAAGCTCTCCGCTATCGGAAGAAGAGTGCTGTCCATAGAATCAGTTGGAAATTTCCAAG ACGAATGGGAGAAAACTTATCATCAGTTTATGAAATACAAAGGAACAAGAACAAACTTGGTGGAGTATCATACAGGTGACCGACACATGAGCAGATATTATTCATCAGAGTCTTATGATGAAGAGGAGCATCTGATCAAACAAAGGGGTCGAGTGTGTAACGGCTCGTTCCGGTCTGGGAGTGTGGATGAGTATTCCAGTGGGTCAGTGTTACTCAGAGACGAAAACTCACTCTGTCAATCTCAGAACAGCTCCCCTGTCCGGCAGAAGAACCAGGAGAGGAGATCAGGGAGAGCAAGGAGCGCCCTTAACCGCTCCTGCTCCGTTCCGGACTCCAATAACCCTCCGGTCTTCTTACCCCCGTCTCATACGGACATCAGCATGATGGTGGCCGACCTATCAGAGATCGGAGAAGAGGAGAGCATGGTGATGCACTGGGAGGACCATATGCTAAAGGGAGGGCAAAAGAAAACGGCGCAGGACGCAGATTCAGACATGAAAGCAGACGTTTCTGATCATTCTGATAGAATTAATAACTCTAGCCCTCCTCACATTAGCGTTGACCTTGGCCCAGATGACACAGGTCAAGGCAGAGCTATAGGGTACCTCTCCACCGATGTAGAGGAGGAGACAGAGAGCAGCAACCTGTGTTGCTTGAATCACATGACCAAAAGCATGCTGTGCCTCAATGAAGAATCTCAGGATGAG TGGATCTCTCTGCGGGAGCTGCTTTCGCATTGTACACGGCCGCTGTCCGTGAATGAACTGTGGGCACTGTGCTACACTTGCCtgtccacactgcagacttACATTGACTTTCCAG CTTACTTGTGCCTAGACTCTGTGTATGTGGGCTGTGAGGGAGAGGTGCTGTTTCTGAAGCCTAAGAACTCAG GATCCTATGATGCCTTTTATGTAGCTCCTGAATTCCAGGAACATGGTATTGTAACAGAAAAG gCCTGCATATATGGAGTAGCAGCCATTCTTTGGGCCACAGCTAAGTTTCATTTGTCCCCTAATCAGAAGCTGGCTATGCCAAGAAAGCTCAAGAGGCTTCTGCTTGAGATGGCTAAAAGAACTCCAATAGAAAGACCTTCTATTGTTATGGTAAAAAAG ACTTGCCGTGATTACTTGTCCCGTCAGGGGATCAGTGCAGAGACTGTGTGGACGCAGCTAATCAACAGAGTTCATAAG GCATCCAGCAGGACAACAGATGCAGGGAACCTTCCAGATTCAAGCTTAATTACAAATTCTACTTCACCAGAGATGAAAACTG GTTTCGTTCCCTTGGCCAATGATCTCAAGTTGGCCCCTGTAGCTGGCCCTGTCCCAAAGAATAATACAGTCTGCCTCAGCAGGCTACCTAAGGCTTTCACGTCCTCAGCCACTCATTTTACTCCTATAGTACTGGCTCAGGAAGAGTGCCCCATCACTGAACCTAGAACAGAGAG CATCAGCAGTAAATACGAGGTCACCGGTGAGGACATGGGTTCTGAAACACCACTACTGGAAGAATGCTGGGAGCAGGACGAGAGAGGGCAACAGTGGAAAGTAGACAGAGATATTCCAGTACATGACTACTACTCCACCTCGTCCAGTACCAAGACTAATCTTACCTCTCCACTTCACCCCACACTTGAAAGAGACAGTCAGGAGACAAACAGCCACTCTGTGCCAAACTGCTCTGGCCTATCCAGCTCTACTGCTGCTGGTGTTTACAACAACTACCTACTACAGCAAGACCCTCAGACAGGGCGTCTGACCTTGTTTCCTGTTCAGATAGCTgtttctcagccaatcacagggCTGAACCTTAGCCTGCCATATAGTTCAGGATCGGAGACTAACAAAAATGAGGAGTGTGATATGCCTTGTGTTACCCAGAATGGGGAATCTGAACATTCTTaccacaaaaagaaaaacgGTAACATGCCAAATAATAGGGTTCAGCCAAACAGCACAGAGCCTCTCCAGCAAGCCCAGGTGTCATGCACTGCAGGACAGAGACACATCATTCTGCAGCAGGTCATTGGCCTGATCAGAGAGGAGTTCGCCTTTGATGGTTATCTGGAGAATGGTGTGGAGGAGCTGGCCATGG GGGAGTACATCCTCTCCCTGAGGAGCCTGCAGTTCGAGACCTTTTGTAGGGCAGTAGTGGAGAAGTTCAGTGATCTCCACTGGGATACAGACTTGctggaactgctgcactgccTGGTCAACCATAGCCTCTCTTCCCT agCGCCTAGTAAACAGCCTCCATCAAAGCCTGAGGAAAGGGCATTGACATCACTCTTGAATGCCAGGAGGcatgaggtggagagagagaggagagaacacACTCAGCTTGACCACAATGCAAACGTGTGCCATGCCCCTTTAGGCCCTCCAGAAGCGAAAGCAGCTATAGAACAAAACCAAAGAGAGCTAGAGGACACACGAGGACACAGTGGGCTGGAAGAAAGAGGTAGAGAAGACAAGACAGCAGATGAAAGTGGGAGCCTGTGGATGTTGGAAGGAACTCGACAACCAACACATACCAAACATCAGGATGACAGTGCAG GAGTGAGTGGAGTGAGTGAAGTTCCAGGGGTGAAGATGGAGAGCAGCAGTGTTCCAGCAGAGGGAGCTGATGTGCACGTGTGTGAGACTGAGGCTCTGTGCCAGAGCTGTGAACTGGAGGAGAGTGGAGAAAGCCAGCTTACCCATGACTGGTCAGACACAGAAATGGAGGACTCTGGCTCCTTTATCTCTGATAGGCCCTTGTCTTCCTGCATGGGCCGCCAAGGAATCTCATTTAGCCCTATATGGGCGCTGGCTCTGTACGGTGAGGACTGTTTCAGCCAGGAAGTGGTGGAGTATGCTTGCAAACTGGGAAACCACAGTGATTCACCAAGTTTGGAAGACAAATCACAG GAGCCACCTTTCTTAAACCCAGAATTGTACCAG GAACTTCAGCAACAACTGGTAATCGAGAGCAGAAATCTAAAGAAGACCAGAAATTTCTATCACAAGCTGATTCACcaagagagaaaaaacaaag gttctgaagCGAAGGTGATGCTGCCCAAACTGAAAATGCAGTTTGAGGAGCTGAAAACCAAAGTAGAATTCCTCGACTCCGTAAGGAAATATCTCCAG GTGCTCTCTGTGGATCAGTGGGGCTTGCCTCCCTCTCTTCTGTCATCTTTGGCTGCTTCTGGAACTTCTGCTCTAGACCTCATGCCCAGTGAAGATCCAGCTGTACTGAGCCTAATGTGTGAGCAGCGCAGAAGGAGAGGCTGCTGCCCCCTAGTGGCTGGAACTCCCAAAGGCCTTATGGCTTATCTTTATGCCAG AAATGCTCATTTGGAAGGATATATTCAGCACTTCCTCTATACCTATCGCTACTTCTGCACTTCTGAGGAGTTCCTACAGTTTTTAATAGACAAATTCAACTGCTCAGTAGG CCGAAACGAGGacccctccttaaacagcaCAAAGGTATACCATCGCACTCTGGACCTCTTAGAGTGCTGGATAGGAAATTGCCAGCTGGTGGATATGACATCCAAGTCCCGCCTCCAGCAAACCCTCGACCACTTCCTTACATCTGAG gtggCTCCTGTAGACAGTCGCGGAGAGAATCTACTCATGGTGCTACAAAGCACTCCTAAAAAGAAGCGGAGCTGTGGAGTGCCATGTGTTGGCGAGAGTACCATTAACATTGGGGACGATGGCGATGTCCAGTCAGTTTCCACCTTAAGTGGAAGGTCTGAGGATACTGCCAAGAAG AGTTCCCAGTGGCGTATATCCCGTGTGGTGGAGCCCCAAGCAAGCCAACCTAAAGAGAAGGTATACTCCATTGCTGCAGCTCTGCCTAGGCCGTGCTACAGctcactggtcaaccagctaacCAGCTCGTGTCTGAGAAGTGAGGAGAGAGTGGCCTTCAGTGAGACCGAACACACACCTCTGCACACAGCACAGCAGCTCACACTCCTCCAGCAG GAACTCTTTCAAGGTTGTCACCCTGTCCATTTCCTGAACTCCAGAGCACAGGGAGTTCGAGAAAAAGCAGTAAACATCTCCAA ATGTGTGTCGTCTGATGCCCCACCATTAGAGGGCAGTAATCTGTTTGTGGGCAAGGAGCCAGCACATGATGGGGCTCTGCAGCAGCTCATCCGATATGCAGAGAGCGTGACTAACTGGGTCTCCGCTGAGATTGTCATCACAGACTCTGTGAAG GTTCAGACGTCTTTGCttgccaagtttctctgcattgCTAAACACTGTTACGAGACAAGAAACTTTGCTACAGCCATGCAGATTCTTGGAGGATTGGAGAATGTCATTGTGAGACAGTTACCG GCTTGGAAGCAGCTGTCAGCTAAGATGTTGGAAGTTCTTGAGGAGCTCAGAGCAGTGCAG GTGTTCCTGAAGAGCGACAGCCTATGTCTGATGGaaggagagaggggaagagggcAGCCAGCTATACCAGATGTACACACTCTGGCCATGCATGTGCAGCAGCTGGAGATAGGTGCTTTCACTCTGACCAGTGGAGCGTACAAGTGGCCTAAGCTACG GAGCATAGCACGTGTGGTAAGTCAGGTCCATGCATTCCAGGAGCGTGTGTATTCATACACTCCTGACCTAGAACTGCAGGTGTACCTGCAGGCGCGGATCACCCATCTGGGTATGTGTGACGTGTCGCTTCTCGCTGCTGACAACGATGCCAACTTCAACCAGCCAGCTGCAGAGCGGCACACTCGCCGGATCCAAGACACGCTGCGCAGGGTTAAAGCGTCCTTCCAGTGA
- the kndc1 gene encoding kinase non-catalytic C-lobe domain-containing protein 1 isoform X2 translates to MGSFGTDAVTLAGEEDEEGEECCEVERLPPLLEDEENVSLADVLCLRDSCLSEQEVWAVCVECVRSLQSIAMSPLFHTLCITPDTLAFNAHGNVCFMEQLSDDPEGSFVPPEFDKTGSTFEGHVFSLGSTLSAALDYVIEPELEVELGVETRRFLEQMQEEKPENRPCPQDILVQAEDKLTDTSSTAVCRKLSAIGRRVLSIESVGNFQDEWEKTYHQFMKYKGTRTNLVEYHTGDRHMSRYYSSESYDEEEHLIKQRGRVCNGSFRSGSVDEYSSGSVLLRDENSLCQSQNSSPVRQKNQERRSGRARSALNRSCSVPDSNNPPVFLPPSHTDISMMVADLSEIGEEESMVMHWEDHMLKGGQKKTAQDADSDMKADVSDHSDRINNSSPPHISVDLGPDDTGQGRAIGYLSTDVEEETESSNLCCLNHMTKSMLCLNEESQDEWISLRELLSHCTRPLSVNELWALCYTCLSTLQTYIDFPAYLCLDSVYVGCEGEVLFLKPKNSGSYDAFYVAPEFQEHGIVTEKACIYGVAAILWATAKFHLSPNQKLAMPRKLKRLLLEMAKRTPIERPSIVMVKKTCRDYLSRQGISAETVWTQLINRVHKASSRTTDAGNLPDSSLITNSTSPEMKTGFVPLANDLKLAPVAGPVPKNNTVCLSRLPKAFTSSATHFTPIVLAQEECPITEPRTESISSKYEVTGEDMGSETPLLEECWEQDERGQQWKVDRDIPVHDYYSTSSSTKTNLTSPLHPTLERDSQETNSHSVPNCSGLSSSTAAGVYNNYLLQQDPQTGRLTLFPVQIAVSQPITGLNLSLPYSSGSETNKNEECDMPCVTQNGESEHSYHKKKNGNMPNNRVQPNSTEPLQQAQVSCTAGQRHIILQQVIGLIREEFAFDGYLENGVEELAMGEYILSLRSLQFETFCRAVVEKFSDLHWDTDLLELLHCLVNHSLSSLAPSKQPPSKPEERALTSLLNARRHEVERERREHTQLDHNANVCHAPLGPPEAKAAIEQNQRELEDTRGHSGLEERGREDKTADESGSLWMLEGTRQPTHTKHQDDSAGVSGVSEVPGVKMESSSVPAEGADVHVCETEALCQSCELEESGESQLTHDWSDTEMEDSGSFISDRPLSSCMGRQGISFSPIWALALYGEDCFSQEVVEYACKLGNHSDSPSLEDKSQELQQQLVIESRNLKKTRNFYHKLIHQERKNKGSEAKVMLPKLKMQFEELKTKVEFLDSVRKYLQVLSVDQWGLPPSLLSSLAASGTSALDLMPSEDPAVLSLMCEQRRRRGCCPLVAGTPKGLMAYLYARNAHLEGYIQHFLYTYRYFCTSEEFLQFLIDKFNCSVGRNEDPSLNSTKVYHRTLDLLECWIGNCQLVDMTSKSRLQQTLDHFLTSEVAPVDSRGENLLMVLQSTPKKKRSCGVPCVGESTINIGDDGDVQSVSTLSGRSEDTAKKSSQWRISRVVEPQASQPKEKVYSIAAALPRPCYSSLVNQLTSSCLRSEERVAFSETEHTPLHTAQQLTLLQQELFQGCHPVHFLNSRAQGVREKAVNISKCVSSDAPPLEGSNLFVGKEPAHDGALQQLIRYAESVTNWVSAEIVITDSVKVQTSLLAKFLCIAKHCYETRNFATAMQILGGLENVIVRQLPAWKQLSAKMLEVLEELRAVQVFLKSDSLCLMEGERGRGQPAIPDVHTLAMHVQQLEIGAFTLTSGAYKWPKLRSIARVVSQVHAFQERVYSYTPDLELQVYLQARITHLGMCDVSLLAADNDANFNQPAAERHTRRIQDTLRRVKASFQ, encoded by the exons ATGACCCAGAAGGCTCCTTTGTGCCACCAGAGTTCGACAAGACTGGGAGCACGTTTGAG GGCCATGTGTTTTCTCTTGGCTCCACCCTCTCAGCTGCTTTGGACTATGTCATTGAGCCTGAACTTGAGGTGGAATTGGGGGTGGAGACACGAAGGTTTCTTGAACAAATGCAAGAGGAGAAACCAGAAAATAGGCCCTGCCCCCAG GACATTCTTGTTCAGGCGGAAGACAAACTCACAGACACCTCATCCACAGCAGTGTGTCGAAAGCTCTCCGCTATCGGAAGAAGAGTGCTGTCCATAGAATCAGTTGGAAATTTCCAAG ACGAATGGGAGAAAACTTATCATCAGTTTATGAAATACAAAGGAACAAGAACAAACTTGGTGGAGTATCATACAGGTGACCGACACATGAGCAGATATTATTCATCAGAGTCTTATGATGAAGAGGAGCATCTGATCAAACAAAGGGGTCGAGTGTGTAACGGCTCGTTCCGGTCTGGGAGTGTGGATGAGTATTCCAGTGGGTCAGTGTTACTCAGAGACGAAAACTCACTCTGTCAATCTCAGAACAGCTCCCCTGTCCGGCAGAAGAACCAGGAGAGGAGATCAGGGAGAGCAAGGAGCGCCCTTAACCGCTCCTGCTCCGTTCCGGACTCCAATAACCCTCCGGTCTTCTTACCCCCGTCTCATACGGACATCAGCATGATGGTGGCCGACCTATCAGAGATCGGAGAAGAGGAGAGCATGGTGATGCACTGGGAGGACCATATGCTAAAGGGAGGGCAAAAGAAAACGGCGCAGGACGCAGATTCAGACATGAAAGCAGACGTTTCTGATCATTCTGATAGAATTAATAACTCTAGCCCTCCTCACATTAGCGTTGACCTTGGCCCAGATGACACAGGTCAAGGCAGAGCTATAGGGTACCTCTCCACCGATGTAGAGGAGGAGACAGAGAGCAGCAACCTGTGTTGCTTGAATCACATGACCAAAAGCATGCTGTGCCTCAATGAAGAATCTCAGGATGAG TGGATCTCTCTGCGGGAGCTGCTTTCGCATTGTACACGGCCGCTGTCCGTGAATGAACTGTGGGCACTGTGCTACACTTGCCtgtccacactgcagacttACATTGACTTTCCAG CTTACTTGTGCCTAGACTCTGTGTATGTGGGCTGTGAGGGAGAGGTGCTGTTTCTGAAGCCTAAGAACTCAG GATCCTATGATGCCTTTTATGTAGCTCCTGAATTCCAGGAACATGGTATTGTAACAGAAAAG gCCTGCATATATGGAGTAGCAGCCATTCTTTGGGCCACAGCTAAGTTTCATTTGTCCCCTAATCAGAAGCTGGCTATGCCAAGAAAGCTCAAGAGGCTTCTGCTTGAGATGGCTAAAAGAACTCCAATAGAAAGACCTTCTATTGTTATGGTAAAAAAG ACTTGCCGTGATTACTTGTCCCGTCAGGGGATCAGTGCAGAGACTGTGTGGACGCAGCTAATCAACAGAGTTCATAAG GCATCCAGCAGGACAACAGATGCAGGGAACCTTCCAGATTCAAGCTTAATTACAAATTCTACTTCACCAGAGATGAAAACTG GTTTCGTTCCCTTGGCCAATGATCTCAAGTTGGCCCCTGTAGCTGGCCCTGTCCCAAAGAATAATACAGTCTGCCTCAGCAGGCTACCTAAGGCTTTCACGTCCTCAGCCACTCATTTTACTCCTATAGTACTGGCTCAGGAAGAGTGCCCCATCACTGAACCTAGAACAGAGAG CATCAGCAGTAAATACGAGGTCACCGGTGAGGACATGGGTTCTGAAACACCACTACTGGAAGAATGCTGGGAGCAGGACGAGAGAGGGCAACAGTGGAAAGTAGACAGAGATATTCCAGTACATGACTACTACTCCACCTCGTCCAGTACCAAGACTAATCTTACCTCTCCACTTCACCCCACACTTGAAAGAGACAGTCAGGAGACAAACAGCCACTCTGTGCCAAACTGCTCTGGCCTATCCAGCTCTACTGCTGCTGGTGTTTACAACAACTACCTACTACAGCAAGACCCTCAGACAGGGCGTCTGACCTTGTTTCCTGTTCAGATAGCTgtttctcagccaatcacagggCTGAACCTTAGCCTGCCATATAGTTCAGGATCGGAGACTAACAAAAATGAGGAGTGTGATATGCCTTGTGTTACCCAGAATGGGGAATCTGAACATTCTTaccacaaaaagaaaaacgGTAACATGCCAAATAATAGGGTTCAGCCAAACAGCACAGAGCCTCTCCAGCAAGCCCAGGTGTCATGCACTGCAGGACAGAGACACATCATTCTGCAGCAGGTCATTGGCCTGATCAGAGAGGAGTTCGCCTTTGATGGTTATCTGGAGAATGGTGTGGAGGAGCTGGCCATGG GGGAGTACATCCTCTCCCTGAGGAGCCTGCAGTTCGAGACCTTTTGTAGGGCAGTAGTGGAGAAGTTCAGTGATCTCCACTGGGATACAGACTTGctggaactgctgcactgccTGGTCAACCATAGCCTCTCTTCCCT agCGCCTAGTAAACAGCCTCCATCAAAGCCTGAGGAAAGGGCATTGACATCACTCTTGAATGCCAGGAGGcatgaggtggagagagagaggagagaacacACTCAGCTTGACCACAATGCAAACGTGTGCCATGCCCCTTTAGGCCCTCCAGAAGCGAAAGCAGCTATAGAACAAAACCAAAGAGAGCTAGAGGACACACGAGGACACAGTGGGCTGGAAGAAAGAGGTAGAGAAGACAAGACAGCAGATGAAAGTGGGAGCCTGTGGATGTTGGAAGGAACTCGACAACCAACACATACCAAACATCAGGATGACAGTGCAG GAGTGAGTGGAGTGAGTGAAGTTCCAGGGGTGAAGATGGAGAGCAGCAGTGTTCCAGCAGAGGGAGCTGATGTGCACGTGTGTGAGACTGAGGCTCTGTGCCAGAGCTGTGAACTGGAGGAGAGTGGAGAAAGCCAGCTTACCCATGACTGGTCAGACACAGAAATGGAGGACTCTGGCTCCTTTATCTCTGATAGGCCCTTGTCTTCCTGCATGGGCCGCCAAGGAATCTCATTTAGCCCTATATGGGCGCTGGCTCTGTACGGTGAGGACTGTTTCAGCCAGGAAGTGGTGGAGTATGCTTGCAAACTGGGAAACCACAGTGATTCACCAAGTTTGGAAGACAAATCACAG GAACTTCAGCAACAACTGGTAATCGAGAGCAGAAATCTAAAGAAGACCAGAAATTTCTATCACAAGCTGATTCACcaagagagaaaaaacaaag gttctgaagCGAAGGTGATGCTGCCCAAACTGAAAATGCAGTTTGAGGAGCTGAAAACCAAAGTAGAATTCCTCGACTCCGTAAGGAAATATCTCCAG GTGCTCTCTGTGGATCAGTGGGGCTTGCCTCCCTCTCTTCTGTCATCTTTGGCTGCTTCTGGAACTTCTGCTCTAGACCTCATGCCCAGTGAAGATCCAGCTGTACTGAGCCTAATGTGTGAGCAGCGCAGAAGGAGAGGCTGCTGCCCCCTAGTGGCTGGAACTCCCAAAGGCCTTATGGCTTATCTTTATGCCAG AAATGCTCATTTGGAAGGATATATTCAGCACTTCCTCTATACCTATCGCTACTTCTGCACTTCTGAGGAGTTCCTACAGTTTTTAATAGACAAATTCAACTGCTCAGTAGG CCGAAACGAGGacccctccttaaacagcaCAAAGGTATACCATCGCACTCTGGACCTCTTAGAGTGCTGGATAGGAAATTGCCAGCTGGTGGATATGACATCCAAGTCCCGCCTCCAGCAAACCCTCGACCACTTCCTTACATCTGAG gtggCTCCTGTAGACAGTCGCGGAGAGAATCTACTCATGGTGCTACAAAGCACTCCTAAAAAGAAGCGGAGCTGTGGAGTGCCATGTGTTGGCGAGAGTACCATTAACATTGGGGACGATGGCGATGTCCAGTCAGTTTCCACCTTAAGTGGAAGGTCTGAGGATACTGCCAAGAAG AGTTCCCAGTGGCGTATATCCCGTGTGGTGGAGCCCCAAGCAAGCCAACCTAAAGAGAAGGTATACTCCATTGCTGCAGCTCTGCCTAGGCCGTGCTACAGctcactggtcaaccagctaacCAGCTCGTGTCTGAGAAGTGAGGAGAGAGTGGCCTTCAGTGAGACCGAACACACACCTCTGCACACAGCACAGCAGCTCACACTCCTCCAGCAG GAACTCTTTCAAGGTTGTCACCCTGTCCATTTCCTGAACTCCAGAGCACAGGGAGTTCGAGAAAAAGCAGTAAACATCTCCAA ATGTGTGTCGTCTGATGCCCCACCATTAGAGGGCAGTAATCTGTTTGTGGGCAAGGAGCCAGCACATGATGGGGCTCTGCAGCAGCTCATCCGATATGCAGAGAGCGTGACTAACTGGGTCTCCGCTGAGATTGTCATCACAGACTCTGTGAAG GTTCAGACGTCTTTGCttgccaagtttctctgcattgCTAAACACTGTTACGAGACAAGAAACTTTGCTACAGCCATGCAGATTCTTGGAGGATTGGAGAATGTCATTGTGAGACAGTTACCG GCTTGGAAGCAGCTGTCAGCTAAGATGTTGGAAGTTCTTGAGGAGCTCAGAGCAGTGCAG GTGTTCCTGAAGAGCGACAGCCTATGTCTGATGGaaggagagaggggaagagggcAGCCAGCTATACCAGATGTACACACTCTGGCCATGCATGTGCAGCAGCTGGAGATAGGTGCTTTCACTCTGACCAGTGGAGCGTACAAGTGGCCTAAGCTACG GAGCATAGCACGTGTGGTAAGTCAGGTCCATGCATTCCAGGAGCGTGTGTATTCATACACTCCTGACCTAGAACTGCAGGTGTACCTGCAGGCGCGGATCACCCATCTGGGTATGTGTGACGTGTCGCTTCTCGCTGCTGACAACGATGCCAACTTCAACCAGCCAGCTGCAGAGCGGCACACTCGCCGGATCCAAGACACGCTGCGCAGGGTTAAAGCGTCCTTCCAGTGA